GCCGCCGCAACGTTACCTGAACAATAGCTGACGCCTGCAACCGGATTTGGCGTCATCCGCGACGCAATTCATGTTTAGTTACTGAAACCTTATGACCCTCTGGGCGGTCCATCGTGTTCTGCCCTAGAATCGCCTGCAATGAGCACCCCCCAGCAATCCTCCGCCACCCCGGGCGGCAAACCGGGCCTCCCCTGGAAACGTATCCTCGTCAAGACCGGCGTGGCCGCCGGCGGCCTCGCCGTGTGCGGCGGCATCGCGCTCGGCCTGGCGCTGGCCCTGGCCTGGCCCAGCCTGCCCGACCTGCACGCCATGACGGACTACCGCCCCAGGGTGCCGCTGCGCATCTACACGGCGGACAAGGTGCTGATCGGCGAGTACGGCGAAGAGCACCGCAACGTGCTGCGCTTTGACGAAATTCCGCCCGTGATGCGCCAGGCGGTGCTGGCGGCCGAGGACGACCGCTTCTACAGCCACGGCGGCGTCGACTGGATGGGCGTGGCGCGCGCGGTGCTGACCAACCTCGTCAAGGGCTCCAAGAGCCAGGGCGGCAGCACCATCACGATGCAGGTGGCGCGCAATTTCTACCTGTCGTCGGAAAAGACCTATTCGCGCAAGTTCTATGAACTGCTGCTGACGTTCAAGATCGAATCCGAGCTCTCCAAGGACCAGATCCTCGAGCTCTACATGAACCAGATCTACCTGGGCCACCGCGCCTATGGTTTCGCGGCCGCCTCGCGCACCTATCTGGGCAAGCCCCTGTCGGAAGTCACGCCGGCCGAGGCCGCCATGCTCGCCGGCATCCCCAAGGCGCCGTCGCGCTTCAACCCCATCACCAATTTCCCGCGCGCCGAGATCCGCCAGCACTACGTGCTGGGCCGCATGAAAACGCTGGGCTATCTCACGCCCGAACAGGCCGACGAAGCGCTCAAGCAGCGCCTGACCATCCGCGGCGCGGACGGCGCCAGCGCGCGCGGCTTCGCGATCCACGGCGACTACCCAGCCGAATTGGCGCGCCAGCTGATGTACGGCGTGTTCCAGGAACAGACCTACAGCAAGGGCATCGACGTCTACACCACCATCGATTCCAAGGACCAGGAAGCCGCCTACCGCGCCGTGCGCGACGGCGTGATGGACTACACGCGCCGCGCCGTCTATCCGGGTCCGGAAGACCAGATCGACCTGCCCGAGGGCGTCGAGCAGGACCCGGCCGCGCTGGATGAAATCCTGGACGGCGTGCAGGAAAAAACGCCTGACAGCGAAGACCTGCTGACCGCCGTGGTGCTGGCCGCCAGCCCCACCGAAGTGACGCTGGCGCGCAGCGCGCGCGACATCATCACCATCAATGACAAGAAGGCACTGGCGGTGGTGGCGCGCGCCCTCAACCCCAAGGCCAGCGACAGCCAGCGGCTGCGCCGCGGCTCGGTCGTCTACATCCACAAGAACGGCGACGGCTGGGAAATCATCAACATGCCGACGCTGCAGGCGGCGCTGGTCTCGATGGTGCCCCAGGACGGCGCCATCCGCGCCATGATCGGCGGCTTCGACTACAACCGCGGCGGCTTCAACCGCGTGACGCAAGCCTGGCGCCAGCCGGGCTCCAACATCAAGCCCTTCGTCTACGCCGCGGCGCTGGAGCGCGGCCTGACCCCGGCCACCCAGATCTCCGACCAGCCCTTCATGCTGACCGCGGAGCAAACCGGCTCCAAGGCCTGGCAGCCCAAGAACGACGGCAACAAGTACGAACCCATGCTGACCCTGCGCCAGGGCCTCATGCGTTCCAAGAACATGGTGTCGATCCGCATCCTGCAGGCCATCTCGCCGCAGTATGCGCAGGACTACCTGACCCGCTTCGGCTTCGACAAGTCGCGCTGGCCGGCCGTGCTGCCGCTGGCGCTGGGCGCCGGCGGCGCCACGCCGCTGCAGGTGGTCAACGGCTACAGCGTATTCGCCAATGGCGGCTACCGCGTCACCCCCTATCTGGTGGACCGCGTCACCGACCGTTCGGGCAACGTGCTGATGCAGGCGCAACCGGTCGTCGCCGGCGACGCCCTGGCGCGCGCCATCGATCCCCGCACCGCCTGGGTCATGGACGACATCCTGCGCGGCGTCACGGTCAGCGGCACCGCCGCCCGCGCGCACCAGGTGCTCAAGCGCAACGACATCGGCGGCAAGACCGGCACCACCAACGAGGCCGTGGACGTGTGGTTCTCGGGCTTCACGCCCAGCCTGGCCACCACCGTCTGGATGGGCTTTGACCAGCCCAAGTCGCTGGGCACCAACGAATTCGGCAGCGGCCTGGCGCTTAGCACCTGGCTGGACTACATGCAGCCGGCGTTGAAGGGCGTGCCGGAAGCCAAGCCCGCGCCGCGGCCGGACGGCCTGATCGTGGACAACGGCGAATACTATTTCTCGGAATTCCCGCCGGGCCAGGCCGTGGCCTCGCTGGACCTGTCCTCGGGCGACGCGCTGACCGATTTCCTGAACAACAACCGTTCGACGGACGGCGTGGACACCTCGGTCAAGCCCCTGCCGCCCGGCGGCGGCGCAATGCCGCAAAGCAGTCCCGCCCAACCGCCGGTGGCCGTGCCCGTTCCCGTGGCCCCTGCCGGCGGCGCGCCGGCGGGCAACGCGCCGCCCGCCATCCCGCCCATCCCCGTGCCGCGCGTGGACGCGGACGCCCCCGCCCGCGCCAGCGCCGTCAGTGGCGCCGCGCCGGTGGCCGCCCGGCCGCTCTGACCGCGGCCGGCGCCAGCCGCCGGAAATCCAGGCCTGCTATTCCTGCTCCGCGAGTTCGGTCACGACCTCGCGCGGCCAGGCCCGCAGGGATTCCAGGTCCAGGAAAGTGAAGTAGCCGGATTTCCAGCCTTCGGTATCGATGTGGTAGACGTTGCCCAGCAGCAGCGGCGCCGGGACCGGCGTGTGTCCGGCCACCACCGCCCGCACCCCGCGGATGCCGGTGCGGTCCATTTGCCGCAGGCGGTCGCGCGACCACTGGCAGGCGGCGCTGGTGCGCCGGTAGCGATCCTGCAAGGCGGATTCCAGCCGCGGCCAGAACAGCACCGGACAATCCGCGTGCAGCAGCCCCACCGCGCCGTCCAGGGTTTCAACCTCGATGGCGATGGGCAATTGCGCGAAAGCCTCGGCAAAGACCTTTTGGCGATCAGCAGGCAGATCCAGGAACCAGCCGCCGCCGTAGCCGCGCCAGTTGTCCACGTCCACCTGCCCCGTACGCACGTGGCGGATCGCGTAATCCTCGTGATTGCCCTGGACCGCGTGGAACCATGGCCGGGCCAGCCACTCCAGGGCGGCCTCGCTTTCCGGCCCCCGGTCCACCAGGTCGCCGACCGAAAACAGGCGGTCCCGGGAGGGATCGAAGCCGAACTCGTCCAGGCTTTCCTGCAGGCGGGAAAAATGCCCATGCAAATCGCCCACCGCGAAATCGCGGCCTAGCTCGTTGCGCGGGACTTTGAGAAAACGCTGCTCCATGATGATCCGGGGCTACCACTGGTTGATGCTCGATCCCTCTTTTTAACCCGCTTTCGCGCCGCCCCATCCATCCCCTTTTGCCCCGTCATGGTCAAAATTTGGTTACGAGAATCGAAACTATTCGCGATAATATTCAGCTTTCTCAAATCCGCGCCTGCAAGGGCCCCGCCCTCCCCCATGACTGCCGCGTCCACCATCAAAACCTGGTATCTGGTCCATAAATGGACCAGCCTGGTCTGCACGATATTCCTGCTCGTCATCTGTCTTACCGGCTTGCCGCTGGTGTTCCACCACGAGATCGAACATTGGCTCGACGACGGCAAGCCGCTGTCCGACGTGCCGGCCTCGACCCCTCGCGCCGACCTGGACAAGCTGGTCGGCAGCGCCCGCGCCATGTATCCGGGCGAGGTCGTCGACTATCTGTTCTTCGATCCCGACGAGCCGCAGGTCTACGTGGGCATGGCGAAAACGCCCGGCGACGGCCAGGTATCCGGCCACGCGGTGCGCATGGACGCCCGCACCGGCGACGTGCTGCTGGACGGCCCGCTCTACACCCAGGACAAATTTTCCTTCATGGGCATCATGCTGGCGTTGCACGTGGACCTGTTCGCGGGGCTGCCCGGCGAGCTGTTCCTGGGCTTCATGGGGCTGCTGTTCTGCGTGGCGATCGTTTCCGGCGTGGTGCTCTATGGCCCCTTCATGAAGAAGCTGGAATTCGGCACGGTACGCGTCGCCCGCTCCACCCGCCTGAAATGGCTGGACCTGCACAACCTGCTGGGCATCGTGACGCTGGTCTGGGCCTTCGTGGTGGGCGTGACCGGCGTGATCAACGAACTCTCCACGCCGCTGTTCCGCCTGTGGCAGTCCACCGAACTGGTGCGCATCCTGGAACCCTACAAGGGCCAGAGCGTCCCCACCGAGCTGGCCTCGGCCCAAGGCGCGGCCGATACGGCCAGAAAGGCGCTGCCCGGCAACGAGGTATCGTTCATCGCCTTCCCCGGCAACGCCTTCGGCA
The sequence above is drawn from the Achromobacter xylosoxidans genome and encodes:
- a CDS encoding penicillin-binding protein 1A, with the translated sequence MSTPQQSSATPGGKPGLPWKRILVKTGVAAGGLAVCGGIALGLALALAWPSLPDLHAMTDYRPRVPLRIYTADKVLIGEYGEEHRNVLRFDEIPPVMRQAVLAAEDDRFYSHGGVDWMGVARAVLTNLVKGSKSQGGSTITMQVARNFYLSSEKTYSRKFYELLLTFKIESELSKDQILELYMNQIYLGHRAYGFAAASRTYLGKPLSEVTPAEAAMLAGIPKAPSRFNPITNFPRAEIRQHYVLGRMKTLGYLTPEQADEALKQRLTIRGADGASARGFAIHGDYPAELARQLMYGVFQEQTYSKGIDVYTTIDSKDQEAAYRAVRDGVMDYTRRAVYPGPEDQIDLPEGVEQDPAALDEILDGVQEKTPDSEDLLTAVVLAASPTEVTLARSARDIITINDKKALAVVARALNPKASDSQRLRRGSVVYIHKNGDGWEIINMPTLQAALVSMVPQDGAIRAMIGGFDYNRGGFNRVTQAWRQPGSNIKPFVYAAALERGLTPATQISDQPFMLTAEQTGSKAWQPKNDGNKYEPMLTLRQGLMRSKNMVSIRILQAISPQYAQDYLTRFGFDKSRWPAVLPLALGAGGATPLQVVNGYSVFANGGYRVTPYLVDRVTDRSGNVLMQAQPVVAGDALARAIDPRTAWVMDDILRGVTVSGTAARAHQVLKRNDIGGKTGTTNEAVDVWFSGFTPSLATTVWMGFDQPKSLGTNEFGSGLALSTWLDYMQPALKGVPEAKPAPRPDGLIVDNGEYYFSEFPPGQAVASLDLSSGDALTDFLNNNRSTDGVDTSVKPLPPGGGAMPQSSPAQPPVAVPVPVAPAGGAPAGNAPPAIPPIPVPRVDADAPARASAVSGAAPVAARPL
- a CDS encoding metallophosphoesterase, with amino-acid sequence MEQRFLKVPRNELGRDFAVGDLHGHFSRLQESLDEFGFDPSRDRLFSVGDLVDRGPESEAALEWLARPWFHAVQGNHEDYAIRHVRTGQVDVDNWRGYGGGWFLDLPADRQKVFAEAFAQLPIAIEVETLDGAVGLLHADCPVLFWPRLESALQDRYRRTSAACQWSRDRLRQMDRTGIRGVRAVVAGHTPVPAPLLLGNVYHIDTEGWKSGYFTFLDLESLRAWPREVVTELAEQE
- a CDS encoding PepSY-associated TM helix domain-containing protein; this encodes MTAASTIKTWYLVHKWTSLVCTIFLLVICLTGLPLVFHHEIEHWLDDGKPLSDVPASTPRADLDKLVGSARAMYPGEVVDYLFFDPDEPQVYVGMAKTPGDGQVSGHAVRMDARTGDVLLDGPLYTQDKFSFMGIMLALHVDLFAGLPGELFLGFMGLLFCVAIVSGVVLYGPFMKKLEFGTVRVARSTRLKWLDLHNLLGIVTLVWAFVVGVTGVINELSTPLFRLWQSTELVRILEPYKGQSVPTELASAQGAADTARKALPGNEVSFIAFPGNAFGSPHHYITWMRGDTPLTSKLNTPVLVDGKTGELTTVAKMPWYLTALELSRPLHFGDYGGMPLKIIWALLDVITIIVLVSGLYLWLARRRATEARIAELVRKHQAAAIPKRTPA